A window of Glycine soja cultivar W05 chromosome 2, ASM419377v2, whole genome shotgun sequence genomic DNA:
CTATATTATCGAATTATCCTCCCTCGCTTTGTTGTTTAAGTTTAACTAATAGGCAAATTGTTAAGACAGGAGTACATATCTAGGTACAggatttacattattaattaattatacaatattGCAAGCAATTAATGATGACGATATATGGATCATCTTGGAGATTTTAACGATTCCACATGAGATTTTCCGCATGGTCCTCTCAATCTAATGAAGAGCCTATATTCATCAAAGGTCATGGGCGTGTAGAGTGCAGGTTGGTCTGGCTTTACCAACTCCTTTGCTGGCTCTATGGGTATGTCACTTTTGGGATTGTAGAAGAAAGCTAGGGAAACTCTCTCTTTGTTTGAATTTACTAGCACCCTGTGCTCCACACTCTTGTAGTTTGCATTGCTTAGAACCTAATtgtcaaacacaaaattaaataaattaaattagtacTATTTTCAGATTGATAATGGCTACTAAAGATCTAACGATGAATTTCAATTGGAAGTAACGTCGTCATGCAAACTTAAAATCGGGGGCAAAGATTTACGTTAATGTCGTACCACGCCATTGCTTGAgcaaatatatatatgcacGCAATGCAGTCCCCGTTAAGAATGAATAAGATGCATTTCTTTTTGGTAATAATGATCTTAGCAATATGATCAGTGTCATTTGCACCATGACTAACCAACGTTTTAAAAACCATCACTAATCGTGCGGTAGTTGGTACCCTattctgtcatttttttttcagtcaCGATAGAAATAATAACGTCATGTAGTCATTaggtgtttatttcattttgacaTAGTTCACACTTCATAAGAATTTAATCAATGTACtgtctttttgaattttttaattagaatctAAACAAGGATAGATTATAGGAATCTAAACAGTAATTAATCTTTTAGTTGAAGTCTCAATTATTTATTGGAGCGTGCTCTAACCTTGTTTTAGTAGTCAACATAATCTAGATATTTCATCTTATAAGTCATgatagaaataatattttactagGTGCAATGTTTGGTCTTTTGAACATTGTCAAAAGATGCAATTATGTACTAGTTATAATTGGTAGATCATTGATCATAGCTTTATATGATGAGGGTATGATTGGTCACGACCACTATGAAGGATAGAGTATCAGTCACAAACTTAGGGAGGCATGAAATCATTTGTTCAGAAATGTCATGCCAATATAAAAGAACGATCTTATCCTTAATGCTGTGGCCAACAGGCCAAATGTTTATCCATTTTTTAAGTGTGCGCGCTGATTCTGCGACACTGAAAAGAACATTCTTTATAATAAAGAtctctttcaagtttcaatcaAACTATCactaatgaaaattattttactactaatttataataaaacatttattaatagTTTCTGTTGACAGTTATAATAacaaatagttttattaatataacaaactaacataCATATCATCATTACATCATATTAGTAGTGCAATATATTTTACTCTATTagtgtatttaaaaataattatactaataACTTTATTTCCATTAGAAAAAACTACAGTCAGGAAAACTAACCAAATAATAATCCACACGTAATCCTTCGCTTGAAGTAATCTGATGTCGGATGTAaactaagaaaatataattaatatattgttcTTTCccgaataaataaataaataaaataagagttaAGTATAAGTCGTAAAATTTtacacaattaataaaaaactattattaatatgagttttaaaatattaaatataatagtttGAAGATctgtaattaaatattaatgtataactattttatatcattagttataatttattttttcatcaaaGTAAAACCCTAAATGAGATCACATGCATGTGGGTAGAAACATTGAAATGGTCTGGCCACATCCATCCAAAAATCTGACGAAggataaaacttaaaataaaaaataaaaaaaataacgcCTCAACTTGACATGTCCCCTCCATGTGACAGATGCATGTATCATGAATTTGTAGCCAAACATTAATTCCATTAGGATAATTGAGAGGGAGAGTATTCACCTGAATTTGGTCTCCAATATTGACAATAAAAGCATGGCGAAGGGGCTTCACCGTAATCCAATTGTTGCCTTTTCGGACTTGAAGACCTGGGACTTGGTCATCCGAAAGTAAGAGTGTCATGCCTCCTGGATCTGAGTGAGAAGACAAACCCAGTGTCAACTCTGGCCTTGGACACTTTGGGTAAAAATTCACTCTCAGGCATGCTCCAACATCTTCTCCTCCAAAAgctttctcgagaacatcctcTTCCAATCCTAGGTTTATGGACAGAACCTTCATCAACCTCCCACATAGCTTCACCACCTCTCTCCCATACTCATCACACACTTCCCTGCATTAATTAATCAATCTTATTAATTAGCTAGGGATACAATATAGTTAATAactcaaaaaatttaattatgatatatggTATTAGAGCCTATTGTATTCAATTGTAGTCTAGAATTCAATCTTAGTCGATATCTCACTCTTCCAATAGAAAAACAAGTGAATTTATGCATTATTCATGCATGCTTTGTGTCCAAAGGATTCTTGGATGATACAACATGCTAGACATACAATATAAATTCAGTCATATATCATCGaggtttgaatattttgagtAAATGGATGATACATGTTGTATATACCAATAGACAACCCCATAGGCGCAAATTAAGAACTagcccatatatatatatatatataaataaagctagatataaaaataaaaaatgagtttaatttctattattgaGTTTTCATATTGATAATCAACAGAAATCATGACAAGAATCagttgtaaatttaaaatagtttttgtaGGAAGTAGAAGTCAATAAAGTTATTATACGTACATGATAAAGATgaata
This region includes:
- the LOC114399181 gene encoding probable 2-oxoglutarate-dependent dioxygenase At5g05600, which encodes MKSSTLEKKLCIAKMIKTNSSQDWPEPIIRVQSLSERCTDSIPERYIKPLSERPSDDVVAVDDDDDVNIPIIDLAGLYGGDPDARASTLKQISEACNEWGFFQIVNHGVSPELMDMARETWRQFFHMPLEVKQHYANSPKTYEGYGSRLGIEKGAILDWSDYYYLHYLPLSLKDHNKWPTQPPSCREVCDEYGREVVKLCGRLMKVLSINLGLEEDVLEKAFGGEDVGACLRVNFYPKCPRPELTLGLSSHSDPGGMTLLLSDDQVPGLQVRKGNNWITVKPLRHAFIVNIGDQIQVLSNANYKSVEHRVLVNSNKERVSLAFFYNPKSDIPIEPAKELVKPDQPALYTPMTFDEYRLFIRLRGPCGKSHVESLKSPR